Proteins encoded together in one Streptomyces sp. NA04227 window:
- a CDS encoding TIGR03084 family metal-binding protein, with protein MSDPLPVFEDLRAEGEELDALVRELAPEQWALPTPAEGWSVAHQIAHLAWTDRAALLALTDAQGFAAELEKAFKAPDTFVDEGAARGAALPPAELLADWRAGRVRLQRALGEAAPGVKFPWFGPPMSAASVATGRLMETWAHGQDVADALGVRRAPTDRLKNVVHIGVRARDFAFQANGLTPPTEPFRIELTAPSGQLWTYGPEDAPQRVTGTAHDFCLLATQRVHRGEVALRAEGPDADHWLDIVQAFAGPPGKGRRPAAEAPRAAEAARATAVSAERPGADG; from the coding sequence GTGTCCGACCCGTTGCCCGTGTTCGAGGATCTGCGTGCCGAGGGAGAGGAACTCGACGCGCTGGTAAGGGAGTTGGCGCCGGAGCAGTGGGCGCTGCCGACGCCCGCCGAGGGCTGGAGCGTCGCCCACCAGATCGCGCATCTGGCCTGGACGGACCGGGCCGCGCTGCTCGCCCTGACCGACGCCCAGGGCTTCGCCGCCGAGCTGGAGAAGGCGTTCAAGGCGCCGGACACCTTCGTCGACGAGGGTGCCGCCCGCGGTGCCGCGCTGCCGCCCGCCGAGCTGCTCGCCGACTGGCGGGCCGGACGCGTCCGGCTTCAGCGGGCACTGGGCGAGGCCGCCCCCGGGGTGAAGTTCCCGTGGTTCGGCCCGCCGATGTCCGCCGCCTCGGTGGCGACCGGGCGGCTGATGGAGACCTGGGCGCACGGCCAGGACGTGGCCGACGCGCTCGGCGTACGGCGCGCGCCCACCGACCGGCTGAAGAACGTGGTGCACATCGGCGTCCGCGCCCGCGACTTCGCCTTCCAGGCCAACGGGCTGACCCCGCCCACCGAGCCCTTCCGCATCGAACTCACCGCCCCCTCCGGCCAGTTGTGGACCTACGGCCCCGAGGACGCGCCCCAGCGGGTCACCGGAACCGCCCACGACTTCTGTCTGCTCGCCACCCAGCGCGTGCACCGCGGCGAGGTCGCCCTGCGCGCCGAGGGCCCCGACGCCGACCACTGGCTCGACATCGTCCAGGCCTTCGCCGGACCACCCGGCAAGGGACGACGGCCCGCCGCCGAAGCCCCCCGAGCCGCCGAAGCCGCCCGCGCCACCGCGGTCTCCGCCGAGCGACCGGGAGCCGACGGATGA